The Symphalangus syndactylus isolate Jambi chromosome 1, NHGRI_mSymSyn1-v2.1_pri, whole genome shotgun sequence DNA segment TTACCTACTCACCACCGCACTTTACCATCCCCTCTCCTGACTGCTTAGCACTCAGCTCACCTGACTTCTGGGGGCTGGATCTTCCACCCCTTCCTCAGACCCCAGCCCGCCTTTTTATGGGCACCTGGCATTCCCTGCCCTCCTCACCTTGGGGAGAACTCTTTCATCTGAATGACTTGCCAGGAGGGGAGAAGACAACAAGCAAGTCCTGTATAGCTGAGAACCCCCAGAAATTGCAGGCAGAATTTCTGCATATGGCATAAAGGTACCTGTTTGTAGGGAGGGGCCCAGAGCTTTCATCAGCCTCCTGAAAGAGGCCTTGGCCCAGAAAGGTTAAGGGCAGGGCTGAGATGGAATATGGGTAGAGGAGCTGCTGAGGAAATGCCTGCCCCTCGCTCCGCCATCACTTCATTCCCACCCTGGGATATCAGCCCCAGGAATTTAGATGAGCCCAGCAAAGTCAGCCCATTCCTGTGAGCGGCTGAACCCCTCTTCCTGCCCTTTCAGGTGGGCAAGTTCCTGAGTGCTGAGGAGTATCAGCAGAAGATCATCCCTGTGGTGGTCAAGATGTTCTCATCCACTGACCGGGCCATGCGCATCCGCCTCCTGCAGCAGGTGAGGCCTCTGTACCAGACTCCGTGGTGGTCCACCTCACCCAGACCCCACCCTGGTGGCTGGGGAGGCACCTGCCCTGGCTGCACAGGGACCCCAGAAACCCAACCCCTGAACACGCACACAAGTGAGGGACCCACTGAGGCCAGGCTGTCAGAAAGTTGGCCACATACAGGGCTCCTTGGCAGTTTTGGGAATGGCCagtttgcccaggctgcagcgctCTAATGCCCCCTCCTCTCCTGGCTCAGTCACTCTAGCGCTCTAGAGTGGGGATACAGTCTCTCTCCTGCCAACCCCAGGGCAGCTGGGAGCATCAGACAGGATGGATGGGATCTAGGAAGTACCAGCGGCTCCCAGTGCCATTCCCTCTGCAACCACCAAACGTACCAGTCTTCCTCATGGCACTGTGGGCAGGCGGGGAGGAGCAGGGCAGGGGTGATACCCTCGTTTATAGAAGAggctcaggctgggcgcagtggcttatgcctgtaatcccagcactttgagagggccgaggcaggcagatcacctgaggtcaggagtttaagaccagcctggccaacatggcgaaaccccgtctctactaaaaatacaaaaattagccaggtgtggtggtgggtgcctgtaatctcagctgctcaggaggctgaggcaggagaatcgcttaaacctgggaggcagaggctgcagtgagctgagatcgcgccactgcactccagcctcggccacagagcaagactctgtctcaaaaaaaaaaaaaaaaaagaaaagaaaatagaagaggccAGATGAGAGGGTGGCCAGATGAGCCGGACTATGAGCCAGGCCTTCCTAGCGCCCTCCTGGCCTTTCCTCACTCCTCTACCTGGGCCTGAGGCCAAACACCTGAGTGGTAGCTCAGGAGGTTGACCTGGCTGGCCAGTGCCTGCTGGGTGGAAAAGCTAAGCCAGGAGCGGTTCCATGGCTATGGGGAGAGAGTGGGAGGGGCTGACCATGTTGATACAtcccaacctgggccacagatgGAGCAGTTCATCCAGTACCTTGACGAGCCAACGGTCAACACCCAGATCTTCCCCCACGTTGTACATGGCTTCCTGGACACCAACCCTGCCATCCGGGAGCAGACAGTCAAGGTGGGTGTGGCCAGGCCCAGAGTGGCTACCCCTGGTTTTCCAAGGTTTGGAGGGGCTCACCCTAGACACAGAGGCCTTGGCTTTGGCCCATGGGTCCAAGCAGGCACTGTCTTTGCTGTGTGGGTTCAGGCCGTGGGTGCAGCTCGGCAGCTGGCGGGGGAGCACGTCCTCCATTCAGCAGACAACGAGCACCTGCCTGTTCCTGGCCCAAGCCCCATGCTTTGAGGCAGTGTGCATGAGGTACCCAGCCCCCTGCACTCATGGAGCTTCCTTTCCAAGGCACAGAGAGTGGGCTTGCCAGACAATacaacagaattagaaaatatgtattgttggctggtcgcagtggctcacgcccgtaatccctgcactttgggaggctgaggcaagcggatcacctgaggtcaggagctcgagaccagcctgaccaacatggcgaagccctgtctctactaaaaaatacaaaaccagctgggcatggtcgcgcatgcctgtaatcccagctactcgggaggctgaggcaggagactcaattgaacccaggaggcagaggttgcagtgagccgagatcatgccattgcactccagcctgggcaacaagagtgaaactccgtttcaaaaaaaaaaaaaaaaggaagaaaatatgcaTTGTTGGAAAGTGTGGGGAGAAGAGtttgtggttttaaaaacagtggtcaggggctgggcgcggtggctcacacctgtgatcccagcactttggtaggccaaggtgggaggatcgcttgagcccaggagttggagaccagcctggtcatcatggccaaaccccatctctacaaaaaaatacaaaagttagccgtgtatggtgatgcacgcctgtagtcccagctactcgggaggctgaggcgggtaggtagcttgagcccaggaggttgaggctgcattgagctatgatcgtgacactgcattccagcctgggcaacagagtgagacctcatctcaaaatttaagaaattattttagaccgggcgtggtggcccatgcctgtaatcccagcactttgggaggccgaggcgggtggatcacctgagatcaggagtttgagaccagcctggccaacatggtaaaaccccatctctactaaaaatacaaaaaatggctgggtgcggttgctcacacctgtaatcccagactttgggaggctgaggtgggcagatcacaaggtcaggagatcgagaccatcctggctaacacggtgaaaccccgtctctactaaaagtacaaaaacaatctaactgggcatggtggtgggcgcctgtggtcccagctactcgggaggctgaggcaggagaatggtgtgaacctcagagatggagcttgcagtgagccaagatcgcgccactgcactccagcctgggtgacagagcaagacaccgtctcaaaaaaataaaattaaaatacaaaaaattagcggggcatggtggtgggcacctataatcccagccactcaggaggccggggcaggagaattgcttgaacccaggaggcggaggttgcagtgagtagagatcacaccactgcactccagcctgggtgacagagtgagactccatctcaaaaccaaaaatgaTATGGAGATGAGGGTGGCTCTGAGGCTTGtggcctgagcaactggaaggTTAGGAGTTGCTATTTACTGAGAAGATGACGCAAGCATGTTGGGCCCCATCTTGGCTGTTTCTGTTAGGCAGCTGGATGGAGATGTCAAGTTGGCCACTGGTTATGCATGTGTGAAATTTAGGGAAGCCTGGGCTAGGGGTGTGTGCCTGGGGGTTGTCAGCTCACAAGATGGCATTTAAAGCCATGAAATGGCTGAGATCATCTAGGGCAAGAGTGTTAGATATAAAAGAGCCCTCTAGATTGGCTCCGAGTGTGTGAACGTTAGAATCTCAGCAAAAGCAGCAgccacggccgggcacggtggctcacgcttgtaatcccagcactttgggaggccgaggcgggcggatcacaaggtcaggagatcgagaccacggtgaaaccccgtctctactaacaatacaaaaaaattagccgggcgtggtggcgggcacccgtagtcccagctactcggagaggctgaggcaggagaatggcgtgaacccgggaggtggagcttgcagtgagccgagattgtgccactgcactccagcctgggcgacagagcaagactccgtcttaaaaaaaaaaaaaaaaaaaaaaagcagcagccagCCAGGTCAGAGGAGAACCAGGAGGGGCTGGTGTCCTGGAAGACCAGAGACCAAAGTTTCAGGGAGGGAAAACTCAGGGGTGTCAGAACTGCTGAGGGTCAAGTTTGGTGAGGATGGAGAACTGGCTGTTGAAATTAGTACCATGGAGGGCATCAGTGACCTCACCCTGAGCCAGTTTGGCAGAGTGTGGGGCTGTTTGTGTGAGTCTAGGTGGGGTGCCATCAGGAGAGCAGAGCAGAAGAAATGGGAGACAGGAGTGCAGACGGACTTTGGAGGTTTTGCTGTAAAGGGGGACAGAAATGGGGTCCCTTTCCTCAACATGCTGGACagggccaggcccaggctgggAGGTGGCCTTGCAGGCTTTGATGGGTGTGCTCTGGGATGAGGGCTGCCAGGAGGCTGTTCCTGCACAAGGCCCTTTGCCCACCACAGCCCACAGTTCCCACTCATTTCTGCCCCACAGTCCATGCTGCTCCTGGCCCCAAAGCTGAACGAGGCCAACCTCAATGTGGAGCTGATGAAGCACTTTGCACGGCTACAGGCCAAGGATGAACAGGGCCCCATCCGCTGCAACACCACGGTCTGCCTGGGCAAAATCGGCTCCTACCTCAGTGCCAGTGTGAGTGTCCTGCACAACTGCTGGAGCCCGGTCCCTGTCGCAGGACCACAGCCTCCTTCAGGGCCAGGAGTCTTGTGTGTGGGGTCCTTCATTCTCCCAGAGGCGTAGGCCCTGCATGCTGCCGGCCCCATATCTGGGTTCCCAGAGGTGGAGTGAGTTGgccgaggtcacacagccaggagggATCTGGGATCTGAATCCAGGCCTGCTTGGCCCCATGGCCTGTGTGCATCCCCTCAGCCAGGGTTTGTAAGTTCAGTTGCTTGCCATGCCCAGACAGTTAACAGGAATGAACGGTCAGctgggcagggaggaagggagcctGTGTCCGAGCCCTGGGGACAGCTGCTGTTGTGGTCCCATGCCCTGAGGCAGTGTGGAGCCCAGTGATTTGGGAAGAGAAGCCCAGGTCCAGAGTTTTAGGTAAACTCTTCCCCATTTAAGTGATTCATTCACATTTTTCAGATTCTGGGGGCCTATGGGTGGCCCCGTTCTGGGAAGTAAGGGCTGGTGGTTCTGGGTCCCAACATTGACCCTACACTCAGGAGCCCTCTTTCCTGCCCCATCGTAGACCAGACACAGGGTCCTTACCTCTGCCTTCAGCCGAGCCACTAAGGACCCGTTTGCACCGTCCCGGGTTGCGGGTGTCCTGGGCTTTGCTGCCACCCACAACCTCTACTCAATGAACGACTGTGCCCACAAGATCCTGCCTGTGCTCTGCGGTCTCACTGTAGATCCTGAGAAATCCGTGCGGGACCAGGTGAGGCACAGCTGGGCCTGGGCCCTGGGCTGGGGCTGTAGGGGATGTCAGGCCCTAGCTGGCCTGGTAGGTTCTTGAGAACCCCAGaggccccagctctgccccttgtTACCCCCACAGGCCTTCAAGGCCATTCGGAGCTTCCTGTCCAAATTGGAGTCTGTGTCTGAGGACCCAACCCAGCTGGAGGAAGTGGGTGAGTGGCCTACACTCGTGTTCCCTCTTTCCCTGCCATGTCCTTAACTGTGACCTGTTTGTGTCCCACCCCCACTGGAGTTTCTGAAAGGCCCTAGTGAGCAGACTTGACTCAGCTCCCCCTTCACAGATGGGAGAACTCAGGCCTGGAGAAGGGAGGGGCGGCTGCAGGGCACTGTCAGTTCCTGCTGTCCTGTCACCCATGGGTGCCCGACGTGCCCATACCCACCTCTCTCTCATGCCACTGCCCAGAGAAGGATGTCCATGCAGCCTCCAGCCCTGGCATGGGAGGAGCCGCAGCCAGCTGGGCAGGCTGGGCCGTGACTGGGGTCTCCTCACTCACCTCCAAGCTGATCCGTTCGCACCCAACCACTGCCCCCACAGAGACCAACATTCCCCAAAGACCCACGCCTGAAGGTGAGTGTCCTGGCCTGGCTGCATCAGTGGCTGAGGGGGCTGGGAGCTGCAGGCACCCAGGAACTGTTACTGTCTGACTCCCCCGGGGGTGGTGAGGGGGCTATAGGAGCTGGGGTAGGCTCTAGTTACCCTGTGGGCTTCCTTGGTGCCCCTTCCCCCCGGTAGCCCCCTTCTCCTAGTAGCCTCTGCCCTGTCCCAAGACCCCCCTGAAAGCTCAGTGAGCCTCTGCTCCCCAGGAGTTCCTGCCCCGGCCCCCACCCCTGTTCCTGCCACCCCTACAACCTCAGGCCACTGGGAGACGCAGGAAGAGGACAAGGACACAGCAGAGGACAGCAGCGCTGCTGACAGATGGGACGACGAAGACTGGGGCAGCCTGGAGGTGTGTGGGGCTGAGGGAGCCTCCCCAGGGGACCCCAGCTCAAATCCACAGGCTGCCATTCAGGGAGCTTCTGTGGGGCCTGGCTGGAGTTGGCCTGTCCTCATCAGCACAGCATCCCTGGCACGTAGGCCTCATGGAGTGGCCATTATAGGCCAGAGCCAGCAGCAGGCCCCATTCAAACCCAGCGGCCCCAGGGAGCAGGCCGGCCAGATGGTGCCTTGGGCATTCCCTGAACTTCCTCACTCTCACCCACACtgtccctcttccccctcctccagtGCCCACCCAGCCGTGGGGGTCAGCAAGGAGGGGCCACTCCTGTGTCTAGAACCAGACCAGTTCTGCTTGGGGGATGGGCTCAGGATGGGCTGAGGGAGGATGGGGCAGAGCTGGGGGCCCAATTTCCCCATCTGGCTGACAGCAGCAGTTTCTGGCCCCCAAGGCTGTTGGAAGGGGCATCTAGATCTCACCCTCCAGCCTTAAAGAAGGGTGAGGGCAGGCCAGGGTCAGCGTTGATTTAATAGATGGGAAACAGAGCCTGAGGAGCAAATGAGGAGGAAGGCAAAAGACAGTGGTGGGGCCCGTGGCTGGGACGGTGCTGGGGCGGGCTCACTTGCCCTTTAGCATGCGGTGGGAGTCAGTGGTCCCTTCCCACACTGCAGCAGGAGGCCGAGTCTGTGCTGGCCCAGCAGGACGACTGGAGTACTGGGGGCCAAGTGAGCCGTGCTAGTCAGGTGAGCTGGGTCTGGCGGGGGTGTGTCTGTATGGGGCTCTTTCCTCCCTGGGCCCAGGGCTACTTCCCTCTCCCGCTCTTCTACAGGTCAGCAACTCCGACCACAAATCCTCCAAATCCCCAGAGTCCGActggagcagctgggaagctGAGGGCTCCTGGGAACAGGGCTGGCAGGAGCCAAGCTCCCAGGAGCCACCTCCCGAGGGTACACGGCTAGCCAGCGAGTATAACTGGGGTGGCCCAGAGTCCAGCGACAAGGGCGACCCCTTCGCTACCCTGTCTGCACGTCCCAGCACCCAGGTACCCAGCACGGGTCTGGCGAGAGGGTAAAGATGGTGGACCTCAGCCAGAAGTGGGCCCCACTGCAGCCCACACTTCTCTTTACAGCCCAGGCCGGACTCTTGGGGTGAGGACAACTGGGAGGGCCTGGAGACTGAGAGTCGTAAGTGCTTCCCCTGAGTGGGCTGAAGACTAGGGCTCCCCGACTAGCCCGCCCCTACAGGCCCCGGGCAGGCACTGGCTGGAGAGCTGAGACCGGGGCTCCCCTTCTTGACCCCAGGACAGGTCAAGGCTGAGCTGGCCCGGAAGAAGCGCGAGGAGCGGCGGCGGGAGATGGAGGCCAAACGCGCCGAGAGGAAGGTGGCTAAGGGCCCCATGAAGCTGGGAGCCCGGAAGCTGGACTGAATCGTGGCGATGACCCTTCCCGGCTGCGGAGAGCCCGCCCCGCAGATGTATTTATTGTACAAACCATGTGAGCCCGGCCGGCCCGGCCAGGCCATCTCACGTGTACATAATCAGAGCCACAATAAATTCTATTTCACACCCCTTGTGCTGGGCTCAGTCTAGCCCCTGGGAGGCGGTTGGGGTCTGGCGCCGCCCTGCGCAGCCCGCGCCCACGTCAGATGTGAACATCAATTTGCTTCGAAAGCCAAGGGTAAAGAGGCACGATCTGATTTATCAGTTTCTAGGAAACACCCTCTGGGAGGAAGGCAGGCGGTCGGAGACCTTACAGCCGCTCGCCAACCGGGGAGGGGGGCCGGTAGGGGCGCCTCGGGTCTCAAGGCGCCAGGAGGGTCTGCGGGCCCCGAAGGTCCGTGGGTCCGAGCCCCAAGTCGAGGCAGGAGTGAGGCGGAGCTCGCGGAAATCCCTCAGTGATCACCGAGGTCTGGGCCGAGGGCGGCGTCAGCGGCGGCGCTGGGGAACGCAGGCCCCGTGCGGGCGGCTGCGCGCGAAGCCGGCTTTGCAGACGCAGCGGAAGGAGCCGCTGGTGTTCACGCAGCGCTCGCTCTTGCACAGCAGCCCGCGCTGGTTCAGCTCTCGGCACTCGTCGATATCTGAAGGTGGGGGCGACAGGTGCGGCTTCGCTGAGCCTCCAGGCGGCTCCTCACCAccggccccgcccctgcccccacccccgaaGCCCGGCTCACCCACGCAGCGGGCGCGGGAGGCGTCGAGCTGGAAGCCGCCGGGACACTCGCACACGGCGCCGCCCGGCCGCGGCACGCAGCGGCCACTCACGCAGCGACACTCGTCCGAATCCTCCTCTGAACTATCCTCATCTGGGTGGCCCGGGACAATACGGACTTCAACACTGAGCCCCGGCCAAAGGCTACCAACCCCGCCACCGCCCGACCCGGCAGCACTCACCTCTTGGGGGCTTCCCCAGCAGCAGGGGGCTCGTGTCCCAGAAGGAATTGCTCTCGCTCTGCGATGTCGGGCACTGGGACCCTGGGAGGAGCAGAGCTGGTCAGCGACGTCCGGGTCCCGGGGCCCTGACCCCCATCCTCGCACCCGGCAACTCCTCCCGACTGCCTTACCCGCGCCGCGCGGCGGGCACGGTCGGCATTGGGCGCCCCAGCCGCGGCCCTGGCGGCAGCAGCAGTCGTCGAAGGTGAGGGCAGGCCCGGCCAGGGGGCCAGCGCACATGCCGTCCTCTCCGCGCTGGCTCCAGCACACGTCGCGCCGCTCCGGGGCGCGCTCTGCGGAAGGCACCTGGCATCAGGGAAGGGCCCAAGGCAGGgaccgcccgcctccgcctcacCCCACCTGCGCGGGAGCCACGTGATGGACAGGGCCCCGGGGTCGGCCAAGGCCGACCCTCGCCCTCACCGGCCGGGCTCTCGGGGAGCTGGCAATCGCGGCCGGAGGGCCCGGGCACCCAGGGCGGGCGACACTCGCAGCGGTAGGAGCCCGGCAGGTTGACGCAGCGGCCAGGGCGGCAGGCTGCCGGGTCCTGGCACTCGTCCACGTCTAAGAACAGcgagggggtgggtgggggccgTCACAGCTCGGCCCGGGCCCCGCCCCTCCCGCGTACCCCACTCCCCGGCCCGGGCCTCACCCATCTCTTCCGGGCTCAGGCACTGGCGCTGCGCGGGACTGTACTCGGCCGGGGGCGTGCAGGCACAGCGGTAGCCGCCGCGCGTGTTCTCACACACTCCGTTCCGGCAGTTGGACTCGTCCAGGCACTCGTCCACGTCTGCAGGGAGGAAAAGCGTGGGTGGCAGGGGCAGGCCCGGGATGGGCGCGGTGGCGCTTGTCTCCCTGCCGCTTCCCCACGGCCGCCGGGGGGCTGAGCTCACCCACGCATTCCAGCAGGTTCCCGTCATAGTAGAAGCCTTGCTTGCAGTAGCACTCGTAGCCAGGCTGAGTGTTCACGCACTTGCCCTCCTTGCAAATCTCCGCCCCGAACAACATGCACTCGTCGATGTCTGCGGGGTGACAAACACTGGCCGCTCGGGTCCTGCAGCCGCAGCCCAGAGGCGTGGGCTGGGCGCACCACCTGAGCGAAGCCATCCTCGGGCGGGGCCTACAGGAGGGGCGGGGCCTGCGAGGAAGGTGCGGGCGGGGCTTACGCGGCGCGGTCTGCTGACCCAGCGAGCCCCGGCGGGATCCGGGCGAGCCCAACCCGGGGTGAGTGGGCGTGGGGTGGGCGGAGCCGCAGGGCGCTTACCACGGTGGGCTGGGATGCCGTAGTTGACGATGTTGTTGTCCTGGGTGTACCCCTTTCCGTCTGGGCAGAGGCTGTGGAACtcggctgcaggggcagggcggCCGTGGGGAGGGAAGAGGCAGGACTGAGCGCGCGCGTGGGCTTAGGGCTGCAGCCCGCCGCCTATTTCCCAACTGCCAGGGGGCGCCATTTCCCACATTTGgcttccagatgaagaaactgaagatcTGGGAAGGGGTCTGCCCGGCTCCTGACCTGAGCTGTAGACTGGACAGGGGTAGATTTCGCAGTGGTCGCCCCAGCCGGCCCCCAGAGAGCAGCAGCACTCCTGCTGGGTCACGTTGGTGGCCAATACGCTGTCGCAGAACACTGTGTCATCGAAGTTCAGGTAGCACTCCTTCTTGTGGTGGGGCTGCTCCACCTCTGAGGGGCGGACGGCAGCTCAGGGTCGTGCACAGACCCCCTTGGCCCTGTCACCCTGCCCACCCACCACAGTTCTTTCCCCCCACCTTCCCTGGCTCCCCTTAGCCTCCTCCTGAGAGCTGGCTCTGTTCTCAACGTGGTGTTCTGGGCCCTTCATGGTCTGGCCCCACCAGACTCCCCCAGCCAAAAGGGATTTCTTCCGGTTCCCCAAATTTAGGTGGGTGGGGCCAGGACACATCTCTGAATCCCAGCTGCAGCTCAGGGGAGTTGTCCAGTCCGAGGGAGAAGCTGGGAGGACACTCACCCTCACAACCGTGCTGGTCCTGGGTGGGAGTGAAGCCCTCAtcgcagacacacacataggagCCCTGAAGGTTCTTGCAGGCCCCATGGGGAAGGCACAGGCCTGGGTCCTGGCTGCACTCATCTATGTCTGGGGGGCAAGAGTAGCGCAGCTGGAAACCCAGCCCCTCTTTCCCTGGGGCTGCACCTCAAGGGCCTCACACAAGTTCAGAACCTGAATTTCCACTTTGGTTTCAAAGTATGTACAGCAGGAAGTCTgctgtgtctgtgcatgtgtctgAATGTGCATGGGGACATTTCGCCGCTGTCCTTCTTAACACCTTCAGTGGCTCCCACTAAACTTACAAGACCTAAAGGTATCAGAAGCCCAGATGGAAAGGCCTCAAATGCCACTAAACTCAGCTTGGCATTTGAGGCCTTTCAAATTCAGCTTCTGATACCTTTAGGTCTCATCACGCCTTACTCTAGACCACCCTCCACTCCCAACTCTGTGCTCAGGGCACCCTCCCCTCCTCTGTAAACATAACTAGCTCCTTCCAGATCTCTATGCTTTGCAATTACTGCTCTTTGGTCCTGGAATGACTTCTTGTGCCTTTCCTTTCCCATGCCTAGGGAACTCCTACTTACGTTTCAGTCCAGTTCAGTCCAGTTCAACATCCACCTCCCCTTTGCAATTAATCATTAGTTCATACCTTTCTTGGCACCCAGGACCCTGAACTGTCAGAATCAGTTTACATGTCGGCCTCCCCTAGCTGGGAGCCCTGGGTGACTGCTGATTACCTAGTACAAAGCACAGAACCTGGaaaatagtaggtgctcaataaactttttttttttttttttggagatggaatctcactctgttgcccaggctggagtgcagtggcgtgatctcggctcactgcaacctccacctcccatcttcaagcgattcttctgcctcagcctcctgagtagctgggactacaggcgcacgccatcacgcccggctgatttttgtatttttagtagagacagggtttcaccgtattggccaggctggtctcgaactcctaacctcatgatccgcctgcctcagcctcccaaagtgctgggattacaggcgtgagccaccgcccccagcctgagccactgcactcagcctaaacTTTTGTTGGATGAATGCATGTGTATGGGTGAGTTGATGGGGAAGACCAATACATTAATATCTGTAAAGAGCTTaacagagtgcctggcacatagtaagcaccacGATAGCACTAACTGTCATATTTACTGTGATCATTGTTATTCTATGTGAAAGACTGGGAGGCTGagcagatggatgggtgggtgagtggaaggatgaatggaaggatggatggatagaaggatggatggatggatggatggatggatggatggatggatggatggatggatggagaaaaGCCACAGTGTGTCTAGGGAATTACTGCTCCCTGCCATATCCCTCAGGAACCCTCAGCCAGTCCCTCATACCTTGGCATTTCCTGCCACCCACCAGCCGATGCCCCTGGGGGCAAAGACATCTGTAGGAGCCATTGGTATTGATGCAGTCACCCCCAATGCAGGCTGCAGGGAAGTCACACTCATCAATGTCTGTAGGGGATGGAAGGGATGGAGAATCTCAGGGGCTGATCACCAACCCCAGCCTGAGGCAGCCAAAGCTTTCCCCCAGAGCCCTGGGTCAGTCCCACGCCCCTATGCCCCAACTGAGATCTGGAGTAGGACTGGACCCTGGGGGGTGGGGGTCCTG contains these protein-coding regions:
- the SCYL1 gene encoding N-terminal kinase-like protein isoform X20; protein product: MWFFARDPVRDFPFELIPEPPEGSPPGPWALHRGRKKATGSPVSIFVYDVKPGAEEQTQVAKAAFKRLKTLRHPNILAYIDGLETEKCLHVVTEAVTPLGIYLKARVEAGGLKELEISWGLHQIVKALSFLINDCSLIHNNVCMAAVFVDRAGEWKLGGLDYMYSAQGNGGGPPRKGIPELEQYDPPELADSSGRVVREKWSADMWRLGCLIWEVFNGSLPRAAALRNPGKIPKSLVPHYCELVGANPKMRPNPARFLQNCRAPGGFMNNRFVETNLFLEEIQIKEPAEKQKFFQELSKSLDAFPEDFCRHKVLPQLLTAFEFGNAGAVVLTPLFKVGKFLSAEEYQQKIIPVVVKMFSSTDRAMRIRLLQQMEQFIQYLDEPTVNTQIFPHVVHGFLDTNPAIREQTVKSMLLLAPKLNEANLNVELMKHFARLQAKDEQGPIRCNTTVCLGKIGSYLSASTRHRVLTSAFSRATKDPFAPSRVAGVLGFAATHNLYSMNDCAHKILPVLCGLTVDPEKSVRDQAFKAIRSFLSKLESVSEDPTQLEEVETNIPQRPTPEGVPAPAPTPVPATPTTSGHWETQEEDKDTAEDSSAADRWDDEDWGSLEEAESVLAQQDDWSTGGQVSRASQVSNSDHKSSKSPESDWSSWEAEGSWEQGWQEPSSQEPPPEGTRLASEYNWGGPESSDKGDPFATLSARPSTQPRPDSWGEDNWEGLETESRQVKAELARKKREERRREMEAKRAERKVAKGPMKLGARKLD
- the SCYL1 gene encoding N-terminal kinase-like protein isoform X26; amino-acid sequence: MPPRRNRGCDPVGNIPQGESGGWWPEGAGDLLGATPDRALSFLINDCSLIHNNVCMAAVFVDRAGEWKLGGLDYMYSAQGNGGGPPRKGIPELEQYDPPELADSSGRVVREKWSADMWRLGCLIWEVFNGSLPRAAALRNPGKIPKSLVPHYCELVGANPKMRPNPARFLQNCRAPGGFMNNRFVETNLFLEEIQIKEPAEKQKFFQELSKSLDAFPEDFCRHKVLPQLLTAFEFGNAGAVVLTPLFKVGKFLSAEEYQQKIIPVVVKMFSSTDRAMRIRLLQQMEQFIQYLDEPTVNTQIFPHVVHGFLDTNPAIREQTVKSMLLLAPKLNEANLNVELMKHFARLQAKDEQGPIRCNTTVCLGKIGSYLSASTRHRVLTSAFSRATKDPFAPSRVAGVLGFAATHNLYSMNDCAHKILPVLCGLTVDPEKSVRDQAFKAIRSFLSKLESVSEDPTQLEEVEKDVHAASSPGMGGAAASWAGWAVTGVSSLTSKLIRSHPTTAPTETNIPQRPTPEGVPAPAPTPVPATPTTSGHWETQEEDKDTAEDSSAADRWDDEDWGSLEQEAESVLAQQDDWSTGGQVSRASQVSNSDHKSSKSPESDWSSWEAEGSWEQGWQEPSSQEPPPEGTRLASEYNWGGPESSDKGDPFATLSARPSTQPRPDSWGEDNWEGLETESRQVKAELARKKREERRREMEAKRAERKVAKGPMKLGARKLD
- the SCYL1 gene encoding N-terminal kinase-like protein isoform X29, whose protein sequence is MWRLGCLIWEVFNGSLPRAAALRNPGKIPKSLVPHYCELVGANPKMRPNPARFLQNCRAPGGFMNNRFVETNLFLEEIQIKEPAEKQKFFQELSKSLDAFPEDFCRHKVLPQLLTAFEFGNAGAVVLTPLFKVGKFLSAEEYQQKIIPVVVKMFSSTDRAMRIRLLQQMEQFIQYLDEPTVNTQIFPHVVHGFLDTNPAIREQTVKSMLLLAPKLNEANLNVELMKHFARLQAKDEQGPIRCNTTVCLGKIGSYLSASTRHRVLTSAFSRATKDPFAPSRVAGVLGFAATHNLYSMNDCAHKILPVLCGLTVDPEKSVRDQAFKAIRSFLSKLESVSEDPTQLEEVEKDVHAASSPGMGGAAASWAGWAVTGVSSLTSKLIRSHPTTAPTETNIPQRPTPEGVPAPAPTPVPATPTTSGHWETQEEDKDTAEDSSAADRWDDEDWGSLEQEAESVLAQQDDWSTGGQVSRASQVSNSDHKSSKSPESDWSSWEAEGSWEQGWQEPSSQEPPPEGTRLASEYNWGGPESSDKGDPFATLSARPSTQPRPDSWGEDNWEGLETESRQVKAELARKKREERRREMEAKRAERKVAKGPMKLGARKLD
- the SCYL1 gene encoding N-terminal kinase-like protein isoform X16, with translation MWFFARDPVRDFPFELIPEPPEGSPPGPWALHRGRKKATGSPVSIFVYDVKPGAEEQTQVAKAAFKRLKTLRHPNILAYIDGLETEKCLHVVTEAVTPLGIYLKARVEAGGLKELEISWGLHQIVKALSFLINDCSLIHNNVCMAAVFVDRAGEWKLGGLDYMYSAQGNGGGPPRKGIPELEQYDPPELADSSGRVVREKWSADMWRLGCLIWEVFNGSLPRAAALRNPGKIPKSLVPHYCELVGANPKMRPNPARFLQNCRAPGGFMNNRFVETNLFLEEIQIKEPAEKQKFFQELSKSLDAFPEDFCRHKVLPQLLTAFEFGNAGAVVLTPLFKVGKFLSAEEYQQKIIPVVVKMFSSTDRAMRIRLLQQSMLLLAPKLNEANLNVELMKHFARLQAKDEQGPIRCNTTVCLGKIGSYLSASTRHRVLTSAFSRATKDPFAPSRVAGVLGFAATHNLYSMNDCAHKILPVLCGLTVDPEKSVRDQAFKAIRSFLSKLESVSEDPTQLEEVEKDVHAASSPGMGGAAASWAGWAVTGVSSLTSKLIRSHPTTAPTETNIPQRPTPEGVPAPAPTPVPATPTTSGHWETQEEDKDTAEDSSAADRWDDEDWGSLEQEAESVLAQQDDWSTGGQVSRASQVSNSDHKSSKSPESDWSSWEAEGSWEQGWQEPSSQEPPPEGTRLASEYNWGGPESSDKGDPFATLSARPSTQPRPDSWGEDNWEGLETESRQVKAELARKKREERRREMEAKRAERKVAKGPMKLGARKLD